A single region of the Malaclemys terrapin pileata isolate rMalTer1 chromosome 2, rMalTer1.hap1, whole genome shotgun sequence genome encodes:
- the SMIM13 gene encoding small integral membrane protein 13: MWQSVGLTLLVIVATLACVLLFMLCGWYVVWQLFLSKFKFLRELIGDTGSQQGDNEPSESEAEQETPPTPQRGRPKSARQRRAPAEEAT; the protein is encoded by the exons ATGTGGCAGAGCGTCGGGCTGACGCTGCTGGTGATCGTGGCCACCCTGGCCTGTGTGCTCTTGTTCATGCTGTGCG GTTGGTATGTGGTGTGGCAACTGTTTTTATCTAAATTCAAGTTCCTGAGAGAGTTGATAGgagacacaggatcccagcagggGGATAATGAGCCTTCAGAGTCTGAAGCTGAACAGGAGACTCCACCCACTCCACAGAGAGGTAGACCGAAATCAGCACGGCAAAGAAgggcaccagcagaagaagcaaCTTAA